The nucleotide sequence AGGCATACCCCAAAACAAATGACGTTGGATGAATGAAAGAtaaggatgagatggaatAGAAGGGGTCCTCTAATTCTTAATTCTCGACTGTAGGAAGTTGGGCTAATCCACCCTAGATAATAAGTATGATACCAAACCCTACCACAAAGACTCACACTCCGTACTTTGCCGAGATTGTAAAGTCAGGAATCAGATACACGAGGAAGATGCCGATCATGGCTTCCCATCCTCATTTCGATGCCAATATATTGTAGCAATACCTCATTGCTACAATTCCATGCCACGCCCTTTATGAACCAACTCCAAAAGTCGCTCCCATATGGTCATTCAACTCTGTATAAGACAACGAGATTCTTCACAGCTGTAGGTTGGTAACAGGTTCGCGGGCCGGTTGGCCTTTTAGGTGTGCGGCAGAGCCCTTGAAAAGGGACTGCCAAATGAAAGCTTCACTCAGGAGTAGCTCAATGTCCTTCTCCGTCCAATCCTTAGTGGGAAGGCTTTGGAGGAACATCATGATCTCCTGAAAGTCCATGCTCAGGAGCTTATCTGACCATTTCACAAGGAAGGCCGCACACACATATAGATGGAACTCGGAAAATCCTTGCTCTTCAGCCTGACAAGTAGTTAGTTTTTGGAGAGTTGCCAGCAGATGATTGTTGACAAACCAGATAAGTGTCCCACATGCGAACTGTGTTTTTGACGCTGATCTCACGCATCAAGAGACAGTTCATCCAACGGAAACTAAACTGTATGAACTCGATGCCTTCTTTTTCCAAATGCTTGGACAGGTTGCCGTCTATACGTGCTGTTAAATCACGGAGAGCAGCTACCTGGCGTTGAATCCCTGGTTGCGCCACGATATAGTGGTCCTGGATACCATCGAGAAGCTTTGTCAGACACCAAAAGGAATCGGCCTCCACCGCGTCTAACACGGACTTTGGGAGCTGTCCTGGGTCCATTCCAGACTCGATATCAGGATCTCCAATATAAATTCCTAAAAAGACTTGCCAAAAAGGCGTTACAAGGTCGTTGATGCCCTGCACATAGCCACTGGCAGGATGTCGAACAGCCCACACATACAGAATGCGCTCAAGTGATCGCTGCGTAGCTTCATAGCTGTACAGCTCAATATGCGGGTTTGTCCGGGGTGCATCGATGCTGATTTGATGCCAGATGGCCTCGTCAAGGCCCCTTGTTCGGCCGGCTGGGGCTGTGTTGGCTGCAGTGGTCGCGGCGTTTCCTCCTCTCTCGAATGCCTGTCGTACACCATCCAAGTATTCCTTCCGTTTTCTCTCCAAGGTGGCGACCCGGCGCTCACTGTTCGCAGGAAGATagctgaggaggagttgcCAGGTAATGGCGCGCACCTCTTGTGGTACACCAGACCAGGCGAGTGACCTCAAGTCAGGCAGTGAAATAGTGGACGCTTGTAAGAGCTtcttaaacttattaatacgTGTAATTCGGGAGTTTATGGCATCGGCTTCCTTGGGAGTGGCATTGGCAGGAACCGTAGGATAGTTGATGAGATGCAGAGCGTTGGCGGGGTCTGATAGTCATCGTCAGTGCCTTATGCGACAGCGCTTTGAAGTGTGATCAGCAAACCTTTTAAGATTTCTTTATACTGAGGCCGAAGAATCTTCCCCTCACTCTTTTTGGGCATGGGATATGTGGGCGCCGGTCGCTCTATTGCGATGTCGGCACTATTTGAGTATCGTCTCGCCGAGAGAGCATTAGGAGGCCCTTCTGTTGTCGGTGATAATGTGCTTGATTCGGCCTTGTTCTGTGTGGCGATGCGCCgtgttcttctcttcatacTCGACAAACTTGGCAAACCAAAGTCATccccatcgtcatcctcgtagcccatcatgtcgtcCTCATCTGCTTTCCAGTCATCGTTTGTATTGGAGAGAAAGTTGATATAGCTCTTGTATGGAGGTGAACCATTCTTTCCAGGCGTGGTCCTCGGCGGtggagaagcttcttgaatCCGGATCttagctgaagaagaagaaggaggtgTTCGTGGTCGAGATGAGTTGGAGAGGTTTCTGGCAATTGACATCAGCAACACGAACTAAGCATTGAGCAGGGCCAAGGCAACGAACAAGGAGTCAAACTTGAGCATATCCGCATGCGAATATGAGGCGCCAACAACAAGACCTGAGCCATGGCCTGTGGGCGACGTGATGTTTCTCTTTGGGGTAGAGCTGTCTCGTGGTGGCGGTCTCCAAAATGGCGATACGGACCTAGTTGTATAAGCTTCAGCGCACAAGCTTGGAGGGTATGGAACTCGATATCAGCGAATACATACTCTGATCGGTCTGCCTCGAAGCAATCGAGCTTATATCAGCAAATATTCGACATCTCACAACTCCTCGCTGAACGTACCGACTTGGACCATCTCCTGGGGCGGTGGGGCTGTTAGCAGAGGCGGGCGCCATTACGTCGAGTCTCGTGAGTACAGAGCAGAGAGCTTCAACGCTGATAGTCATGACTTACAGATTGCGCGGGCTTCTTGCCGCTCCCGGATGACGACCACATGGTTCGCTGAAGAGGAAAGGAGGCCGTGTAAAAGAGCCTTGGAAGGTATTTCACATGCTGCGGTGTAACGCGACGCAATGATGTTGTGAAGTGCAAGAAAGTCAGTAGGTTGGGTTGGTCGACCTATTCTACTATGGATCGATCAAACATAATGGAAACGGGCTTAATTAGGCTGCCCTGGCTCAACCACGAGATCACCCCGCAAACAGCACTACCATGGCTTGGAAATAGCGGGTTCGGACGGGTTCATAGCGGGGGTATCTGCTAATTGAGGACTGTGTACCTTAACCCTGTGGCCTGAGCTCAGCTGCCAGGCCACTGGGCTGATTCCTCGCCCAACAGGCGAGGCGGTACGAGCCTTGTTACGGAGTACGAATAACTGCACCTCACCAACGAGCGCATGCGGTTCGAGCCAGATTAACAGAACCTCCCTTTCCATGTAATGCCCAAAGAACAAGGCAGCCTTCTTCACAATGGAACTTGGAGAGTATGTACAGGGGAATTTAGGGGTTGTAACAGAGAAGCATGAATCTGTAAGGGCAAAATACTCTCAATTGGTAGGCCAGACTTCAATTTTGAATATCATCTACAAGTTCTTTCATTATCTTC is from Fusarium musae strain F31 chromosome 4, whole genome shotgun sequence and encodes:
- the GYP1 gene encoding GTPase-activating protein (EggNog:ENOG41~BUSCO:EOG09261YLQ), coding for MAPASANSPTAPGDGPSRNLSNSSRPRTPPSSSSAKIRIQEASPPPRTTPGKNGSPPYKSYINFLSNTNDDWKADEDDMMGYEDDDGDDFGLPSLSSMKRRTRRIATQNKAESSTLSPTTEGPPNALSARRYSNSADIAIERPAPTYPMPKKSEGKILRPQYKEILKDPANALHLINYPTVPANATPKEADAINSRITRINKFKKLLQASTISLPDLRSLAWSGVPQEVRAITWQLLLSYLPANSERRVATLERKRKEYLDGVRQAFERGGNAATTAANTAPAGRTRGLDEAIWHQISIDAPRTNPHIELYSYEATQRSLERILYVWAVRHPASGYVQGINDLVTPFWQVFLGIYIGDPDIESGMDPGQLPKSVLDAVEADSFWCLTKLLDGIQDHYIVAQPGIQRQVAALRDLTARIDGNLSKHLEKEGIEFIQFSFRWMNCLLMREISVKNTVRMWDTYLAEEQGFSEFHLYVCAAFLVKWSDKLLSMDFQEIMMFLQSLPTKDWTEKDIELLLSEAFIWQSLFKGSAAHLKGQPAREPVTNLQL